A genomic stretch from Coffea arabica cultivar ET-39 chromosome 10c, Coffea Arabica ET-39 HiFi, whole genome shotgun sequence includes:
- the LOC113711889 gene encoding uncharacterized protein — protein MKNFGSWVLFLVTSTGFLCFAFSTESSITSSSPGLVLDQLGSDITVTIQSRKLKEYTASTYKDETGHAELDDYRPIDPAPNSKASIRPGPIQHGTPLMPYIPKPSPPPGHQKEGGFP, from the exons ATGAAAAACTTTGGTTCATGGGTTCTGTTCTTGGTGACTTCGACAGGTTTTTTATGCTTTGCTTTCTCGACTGAGAGCAGCATCACCTCATCAAGTCCCG GTTTGGTTCTCGATCAACTTGGGAGTGATATAACAGTGACTATCCAGAGTAGGAAGTTAAAG GAGTACACTGCAAGTACTTATAAGGATGAAACAGGCCATGCAGAGCTTGATGATTACCGTCCAATCGATCCAGCTCCTAATTCAAAGGCTTCCATAAGACCTGGGCCTATCCAACATGGTACTCCTCTCATGCCTTACATCCCCAAGCCTTCTCCTCCCCCTGGTCACCAGAAAGAAGGCGGCTTCCCTTAA